From the genome of Mesorhizobium japonicum MAFF 303099, one region includes:
- a CDS encoding cytochrome c oxidase subunit 3, which translates to MSVILVFLLVIAGFAGWWLSHQRLMAKPWLEQGLAGDLVGLDRSALPTAKIGLGVFLAVVGCLFALFTSAYFMRMAVSDWQPLPLPRLLWLNTGVLILSSVALQCTSVAARRGQIDTVRLGLATAGLTALAFLVGQLMAWRQLTADGYFLASNPANSFFYLITGMHGLHVLGGLVGLGRTTTSAWTGTRPERLRLGVELCAMYWHFLLFVWLAIFALLAGWAATFIDICRQLLT; encoded by the coding sequence ATGAGCGTCATCCTGGTCTTCCTGCTCGTCATTGCCGGTTTTGCCGGATGGTGGCTTTCGCACCAGAGGCTGATGGCGAAGCCATGGCTCGAGCAAGGTCTGGCCGGTGATCTTGTCGGCCTCGACCGGTCGGCTCTGCCAACCGCCAAGATCGGCCTCGGCGTTTTCCTCGCTGTCGTCGGCTGCCTGTTCGCGCTTTTCACCAGTGCCTATTTCATGCGGATGGCGGTGTCGGACTGGCAGCCGTTGCCCCTGCCGCGCCTGCTCTGGCTCAACACCGGCGTGCTGATCCTGAGCAGCGTAGCCCTCCAATGCACCTCGGTGGCGGCGCGCAGGGGTCAGATCGACACCGTCAGGCTCGGCCTTGCCACGGCCGGGCTCACGGCGCTCGCCTTCCTGGTCGGACAGCTCATGGCATGGCGGCAGCTGACCGCCGACGGTTATTTCCTGGCCTCCAATCCGGCCAACAGTTTCTTTTACCTGATAACCGGCATGCATGGCTTGCACGTGTTGGGAGGGCTGGTGGGTCTGGGCAGGACCACCACGAGCGCCTGGACTGGAACGCGGCCGGAACGGCTTCGCCTCGGCGTGGAACTATGCGCCATGTACTGGCATTTCCTGCTTTTCGTCTGGCTTGCCATCTTCGCGCTGCTAGCCGGCTGGGCCGCGACGTTCATCGACATTTGCCGGCAGTTGCTGACTTAA
- a CDS encoding heme-copper oxidase subunit III family protein, with the protein MAETLTHIGQTEPRPTGWRGIAADWSSDQRAFKNVSWGKAMMWIFLLSDTFIFGCFLLAYMTARISTREPWPNPSEVFALRIGGSEIPLILIAIMTFVLISSSGTMAMAVNFGYRRDRRKTAILMLLTAALGATFVGMQAFEWTKLITEGVRPWGNPWGAAQFGSSFFMITGFHGTHVTIGVIFLIIVARKVWRGDFDTGRRGFFTSRKGRYENVEIMGLYWHFVDLVWVFIFAFFYLW; encoded by the coding sequence ATGGCAGAGACACTGACGCATATCGGCCAGACGGAGCCACGGCCCACAGGCTGGCGAGGCATTGCCGCCGATTGGTCCTCGGATCAGCGTGCGTTCAAGAACGTGTCCTGGGGCAAGGCCATGATGTGGATCTTCCTGCTCAGCGACACCTTCATCTTCGGTTGCTTCCTGCTCGCCTACATGACCGCGCGCATTTCGACACGCGAGCCGTGGCCCAATCCGAGCGAGGTCTTTGCGCTGCGTATCGGCGGCTCGGAAATCCCGCTGATCCTTATTGCCATCATGACCTTCGTGCTGATCTCAAGCAGCGGGACGATGGCCATGGCGGTCAATTTCGGCTATCGCCGCGACCGCCGCAAGACGGCAATCCTCATGCTTCTGACCGCGGCACTTGGCGCGACCTTTGTCGGCATGCAAGCCTTCGAATGGACCAAGCTGATCACCGAAGGGGTACGGCCCTGGGGCAATCCCTGGGGTGCTGCACAATTCGGCTCGTCTTTCTTCATGATCACCGGTTTCCACGGCACCCATGTGACGATCGGGGTGATCTTCCTGATCATCGTGGCGCGAAAGGTCTGGCGCGGAGATTTCGACACCGGACGGCGCGGTTTCTTCACCAGCCGCAAGGGCCGCTACGAGAACGTCGAGATCATGGGGCTGTATTGGCACTTCGTCGACCTGGTCTGGGTGTTCATCTTCGCTTTCTTCTATCTTTGGTGA
- a CDS encoding cytochrome C oxidase subunit IV family protein — MAEATANGLGQHALHAGHAHEAPAAAARADVHQEHPIKLYLVVWAWLFILSTCSYLVDYFGLQGYLRWSLILIFMILKAGLIVAVFMHMAWERLALAYAIILPPILVLVFVTMMVFEADYTLFTRLAFFGAGP; from the coding sequence ATGGCTGAAGCAACCGCAAACGGCCTCGGACAACACGCACTTCATGCTGGTCATGCACATGAAGCGCCGGCCGCCGCCGCCCGTGCCGACGTGCATCAGGAACACCCGATCAAGCTCTATCTGGTGGTATGGGCATGGCTGTTCATCCTCAGCACCTGCTCCTACCTGGTCGATTATTTCGGCCTGCAAGGCTATCTCAGGTGGTCGTTGATCCTGATCTTCATGATCCTCAAGGCAGGGCTGATCGTCGCCGTCTTCATGCACATGGCCTGGGAACGGCTGGCGCTTGCCTATGCGATCATCCTGCCGCCAATACTGGTGCTGGTGTTCGTGACGATGATGGTCTTCGAAGCCGACTACACGCTTTTCACCCGGCTGGCATTTTTCGGAGCCGGCCCCTGA
- a CDS encoding aminoacyl-tRNA deacylase yields MTIATRLKDFIDEKGVSYDTVAHHRTSTSRQSAIAAHVPGSIVAKSVVVHHELGYALAVVPSTHRIELGTLQSVMDKRLGLASEDEVTSLFADCDTGAIPPIGAPYDVPVIVDESLGDAADIYFEGGDHRTLVHVSGEDFRNLTMGAYRARFSHRAY; encoded by the coding sequence ATGACGATCGCAACCAGACTGAAGGACTTTATCGACGAGAAGGGAGTTTCATACGACACAGTCGCCCACCATCGCACGTCCACCAGCAGACAGTCCGCCATTGCGGCGCATGTGCCCGGCAGCATAGTGGCGAAATCGGTCGTGGTTCACCACGAACTCGGCTATGCGCTGGCCGTGGTTCCCAGCACCCACAGGATCGAGCTCGGCACATTGCAGAGCGTCATGGACAAGCGTCTCGGATTAGCCTCCGAAGACGAGGTGACTTCGCTCTTCGCCGATTGCGACACCGGCGCCATCCCGCCGATCGGCGCACCCTATGATGTGCCGGTGATTGTCGATGAAAGCCTTGGTGATGCCGCCGACATTTACTTCGAAGGCGGCGACCACAGAACGCTGGTGCATGTCAGCGGCGAGGATTTCCGCAACTTGACCATGGGCGCATACCGCGCCCGCTTCAGTCACCGGGCTTACTGA
- a CDS encoding DUF2189 domain-containing protein, with amino-acid sequence MASFHVIAGASETLEHTRIRKIAVSDLFDALKRGVDDFMVKPSHIVFLCLIYPLVGVVLAAWTSGANALPLLFPLVSGFALVGPFAAIGLYEISRRREAGLDTSWRHAFEVRNSPALPAIAAVGIMLFAIFITWLLTAKLFYEYLFGPAPPESISSFINAIFATGRGWTLIILGHAIGFVFAVVVLCTTVVAFPLLLDRDVGAYEAIHTSVRVVLTNPIVMAVWGLIVAVGLIIGSLPVFAGLAVVLPILGHATWHVYRKVVESPARPTS; translated from the coding sequence ATGGCAAGCTTTCATGTGATAGCAGGCGCCAGCGAGACGCTGGAACATACCAGAATTCGAAAAATCGCTGTTTCCGACCTTTTTGACGCGCTCAAGCGGGGCGTCGATGATTTCATGGTCAAACCGTCGCATATCGTCTTTCTCTGCCTGATCTATCCACTCGTGGGCGTCGTGCTCGCCGCCTGGACCTCGGGCGCCAATGCTTTGCCGTTGTTGTTTCCGCTGGTTTCTGGTTTTGCGCTGGTTGGCCCATTCGCGGCGATAGGCCTCTATGAAATCAGCCGTAGACGGGAAGCCGGACTCGACACTTCCTGGAGGCACGCTTTCGAGGTCAGGAATTCTCCGGCGCTGCCGGCCATCGCCGCGGTAGGGATCATGCTGTTTGCAATCTTCATCACGTGGCTTTTGACGGCGAAGCTGTTTTACGAATATCTTTTCGGTCCGGCTCCGCCGGAATCGATATCTAGCTTCATCAACGCGATATTTGCCACCGGACGCGGCTGGACGCTGATCATACTGGGGCACGCCATCGGCTTTGTCTTCGCCGTGGTGGTGTTGTGCACGACGGTCGTCGCCTTCCCATTGTTGCTCGACCGCGATGTCGGTGCTTATGAAGCGATACACACGTCGGTGCGCGTGGTCCTGACGAACCCGATCGTGATGGCTGTCTGGGGGCTGATCGTCGCCGTCGGCCTGATCATCGGCTCGCTGCCGGTGTTCGCCGGGCTCGCCGTGGTGTTGCCGATCCTCGGCCACGCCACCTGGCACGTCTACCGCAAGGTTGTGGAGTCGCCCGCCAGACCGACGAGTTGA
- a CDS encoding heme o synthase, translating to MSTREGRLKDTSIRLSEATAADFFALLKPRVMALAVFTAFVGLMVAPGAVNPVIAVIAIAAIAIGAGAAGALNMWYDADIDALMSRTSKRPVPSGRVTPGEALGFGLVLSALSVMTLGVLVGWLAASLLAFTIFFYIVIYTMWLKRSTPQNIVIGGAAGALPPVIGWAAATGAVGVESLVLFLIIFLWTPPHFWALALFKVGDYAAAGIPMMPNVAGPASTRRQILAYALLLAPVGVLPWAFGFTSGYYGIASAALGVGFIWHSWKVRAASETELKPAKALFAYSIVYLFAVFAALLADTIAMRALMSVGA from the coding sequence ATGTCGACTAGGGAAGGCCGCCTCAAGGATACCTCCATCCGCCTCTCGGAAGCGACGGCGGCGGATTTCTTCGCGCTTTTGAAGCCGCGGGTCATGGCGCTTGCCGTATTCACCGCTTTCGTTGGCCTGATGGTGGCGCCTGGCGCTGTGAATCCGGTCATCGCCGTGATTGCAATCGCTGCGATTGCGATCGGAGCAGGAGCGGCGGGGGCCCTCAACATGTGGTATGACGCCGACATCGACGCGCTGATGTCGCGCACATCAAAGCGGCCGGTTCCGTCGGGCCGCGTCACGCCGGGCGAAGCTCTCGGCTTCGGCCTTGTGCTTTCCGCGCTTTCGGTGATGACACTCGGCGTACTGGTGGGCTGGCTTGCCGCATCGCTGCTGGCCTTCACCATCTTCTTCTACATCGTCATCTACACGATGTGGTTGAAGCGCTCGACGCCGCAGAACATCGTCATCGGCGGCGCGGCTGGTGCCCTTCCTCCTGTCATTGGCTGGGCGGCCGCAACTGGCGCCGTCGGCGTTGAAAGCCTCGTCCTGTTCCTGATCATCTTTCTGTGGACGCCGCCGCATTTCTGGGCGCTGGCGCTGTTCAAGGTTGGCGACTACGCCGCTGCCGGCATTCCGATGATGCCGAATGTGGCCGGCCCTGCTTCGACGCGAAGGCAAATCCTTGCCTATGCTTTGCTTCTGGCGCCGGTCGGCGTGCTGCCTTGGGCGTTCGGATTCACCAGCGGCTACTACGGAATCGCCTCGGCCGCATTGGGCGTCGGTTTCATCTGGCATTCCTGGAAGGTTCGGGCCGCTTCCGAAACGGAGCTGAAACCCGCCAAGGCGCTGTTTGCCTATTCGATCGTCTATCTTTTCGCGGTCTTCGCCGCGCTGCTTGCCGACACCATTGCCATGCGCGCGCTGATGTCAGTCGGGGCTTGA
- a CDS encoding c-type cytochrome: MRALAFFAAVSVTIFIAHPSRAQDAAAGEKVFTKCQVCHIANEDKNKIGPSLHGVIGRTAGTHPDFKYSDAMIAAGKSGVKWDEPTLTTYLHDPKAMVKGTKMTFPGLKNDADVANVIAYLKTFSK, from the coding sequence ATGCGCGCTCTAGCGTTTTTCGCTGCGGTGTCCGTTACGATCTTCATCGCGCATCCGTCGCGGGCACAGGATGCCGCGGCTGGTGAGAAGGTCTTCACCAAATGCCAAGTCTGCCACATCGCAAACGAGGACAAGAACAAGATCGGCCCGTCGCTGCACGGCGTCATCGGCCGCACGGCCGGTACGCATCCGGATTTTAAATATTCCGATGCCATGATTGCGGCAGGCAAATCCGGCGTCAAATGGGACGAGCCAACGCTGACGACCTACCTTCACGATCCCAAGGCCATGGTCAAAGGCACCAAGATGACGTTTCCCGGTCTCAAGAACGATGCAGACGTGGCCAACGTCATTGCCTATCTGAAAACGTTCTCCAAGTGA